Proteins found in one Arthrobacter sp. U41 genomic segment:
- a CDS encoding serine protease inhibitor — MTAAPRSQSRHEIDLTVRLTEAPGAPEHVFQLEASGGSLAEGCTLPDSAAALAAVLEHGADIFFPRPGPPKMCTQQYGGPQVAIVTGWFLDREVNSQFSRTDGCEIARWRAMAPLLGGVAGSTGAI, encoded by the coding sequence ATGACCGCCGCACCCCGCAGCCAGAGCCGCCACGAGATCGATCTCACCGTCCGCCTGACCGAGGCCCCGGGCGCCCCGGAACACGTGTTCCAGCTGGAGGCAAGCGGCGGTTCCCTGGCCGAGGGGTGCACGCTCCCGGATTCAGCGGCGGCGCTCGCTGCCGTTCTGGAGCACGGGGCGGACATTTTCTTCCCCAGGCCCGGTCCGCCGAAAATGTGCACCCAGCAGTACGGCGGTCCGCAGGTGGCGATCGTGACCGGCTGGTTCCTGGACCGGGAGGTCAACAGCCAGTTCAGCCGCACCGACGGCTGCGAGATCGCCCGCTGGCGTGCCATGGCGCCGCTGCTGGGCGGGGTTGCCGGTTCCACCGGCGCGATCTAG
- a CDS encoding 3-methyladenine DNA glycosylase, which yields MAPPAELSKLQHLPQEDWLQRQAAHQARVRRYADPYLARRSAGKKHPVEDFLFTYYTQKPGQLLRWHPGAGVVLSGPAAAERAGWKYYGTPDAGALAAAGLPAGAAAVTVDTAAFGQDRRDALQFAGIILAGTAARPAQFGCFGLHEWAMVYRQDKFELRHEYLQLRLGSERTDEVVETNRIRCSHFDAFRFYTPDAVTLNSLQPSRENQRTMEQPGCLHANMDLYKWAYKLSPLLPSELVMDCFELSWRIRAMDMQASPYDLNEWGYPAIPIETAEGKAEYVEYQRVFAAESQKLRQRLLRELTPLIPSTGSGPRPATERTEGP from the coding sequence TTGGCTCCACCGGCGGAGCTGTCTAAGCTGCAGCACCTGCCGCAGGAAGACTGGCTGCAGCGCCAGGCCGCCCACCAGGCGCGCGTCCGGCGCTACGCGGACCCGTACCTTGCCCGCCGGTCCGCGGGCAAGAAGCACCCGGTCGAAGACTTCCTCTTCACCTACTACACCCAAAAACCAGGCCAGCTGCTGCGCTGGCACCCTGGCGCCGGCGTCGTGCTCTCAGGTCCTGCCGCGGCTGAGCGCGCCGGCTGGAAGTACTACGGCACTCCCGACGCCGGCGCCCTCGCCGCGGCGGGCCTGCCGGCGGGCGCCGCGGCCGTCACGGTCGACACCGCAGCCTTCGGACAGGACCGCCGCGACGCCCTGCAGTTCGCCGGGATCATCCTGGCCGGCACGGCGGCGCGGCCGGCCCAGTTCGGCTGCTTCGGGCTGCACGAATGGGCCATGGTCTACCGGCAGGACAAATTCGAGCTCCGCCATGAGTACCTCCAGCTGCGGCTGGGCTCCGAACGGACCGACGAGGTGGTCGAGACGAACCGGATCCGCTGCTCGCACTTCGATGCCTTCCGTTTTTACACCCCGGACGCCGTGACGCTGAACAGCCTGCAGCCAAGCCGGGAGAACCAGCGGACGATGGAACAGCCCGGCTGCCTGCACGCCAACATGGACCTGTACAAGTGGGCCTACAAGCTCTCCCCGCTGCTGCCCAGCGAGCTGGTGATGGACTGCTTCGAGCTCTCCTGGCGGATCAGGGCGATGGACATGCAGGCGTCCCCCTATGACCTGAATGAGTGGGGCTATCCCGCCATCCCGATCGAAACGGCCGAGGGAAAGGCCGAGTACGTTGAATACCAGCGGGTTTTCGCCGCCGAATCGCAGAAACTGCGCCAGCGGCTGCTGCGGGAGCTGACACCCCTGATCCCGTCGACGGGTTCCGGCCCTCGCCCTGCCACCGAACGCACGGAAGGACCGTAA